In uncultured Desulfobacter sp., one DNA window encodes the following:
- the lon gene encoding endopeptidase La, with protein MISISRFFNPEDGPEKENKTLPLVPLRDIVLFPFVTTSIFVGREKSIKALSQAMGSDKKIFLTTQQDPEVLKPTIEDIFQVGTEARITQLLRLPDGTVKALVEGVARGCILKMLEQDGFQVVDYVDVQEKPLAEANTEAAIRTVHEAFQNYVSLSGVVSKSFFKGLDALEQYPSRYADTIAAQLPFKVQDKQKLLECGDIEERFFLLLKFIQKETEVFSMSQKIKGRVKEQMDKLQKRHYLNEQMRAIQKEMGEDGQGGEFADLEKKIKAKRMPKEAAGVVRTELEKLKLMAATSSEATVVRNYIDWLVSLPWYRKKRVKNEISKAEQILDKDHYGLKKPKERILEYLAVQILVKKIKGPILCLVGPPGVGKTSLARSVATATGRSFARVSLGGVRDEAEIRGHRRTYVGAMPGKIIQTLKKVGYNNPVFCLDEIDKMTSDFRGDPSSALLEALDPEQNKDFNDHYLEVDYDLSEILFITTANTLHEIPAPLRDRMEVIQIPGYTDYEKYQIATGYLIPKQIHENGLDDYEISFSKAAVETIIKQYTKEAGVRNLERELSSVLRKIATEIVRTQTHKKHQVTANTISKYLGQTKFRNSILEQEDKTGIVTGLAWTQAGGELLTIEAVTMPGKGNVMVTGKLGDVMKESAQAAVSYVRSRSADLKIREDFYKDTDIHIHVPEGAIPKDGPSAGIAMCTAVVSILTGQPVNRTAAMTGEITLRGRVLPIGGLKEKLLAAHANGIKKVILCKENQKDIIDVPKAIQKQLDIVYVENMAEVLEHALVV; from the coding sequence ATGATCAGTATTTCCCGTTTTTTCAATCCCGAGGATGGCCCAGAAAAGGAGAATAAGACCCTTCCGCTGGTTCCGCTGAGGGATATTGTCCTCTTCCCCTTTGTTACGACCTCCATTTTTGTGGGAAGGGAGAAATCCATCAAGGCGCTTTCCCAGGCCATGGGCAGTGATAAAAAAATTTTCCTTACAACCCAGCAAGATCCGGAAGTCCTGAAACCCACTATTGAGGATATTTTTCAGGTGGGCACAGAAGCCAGAATCACCCAATTGCTACGTCTTCCTGATGGGACGGTAAAGGCATTAGTTGAGGGGGTTGCCCGTGGCTGTATCTTAAAAATGCTTGAACAAGACGGGTTTCAGGTCGTTGATTATGTGGACGTCCAGGAAAAACCGCTGGCCGAAGCCAATACCGAAGCGGCCATCCGAACAGTTCACGAAGCGTTCCAAAATTATGTCAGCCTGTCAGGGGTCGTTTCCAAAAGCTTTTTCAAGGGATTGGATGCCCTTGAACAGTATCCGTCGAGGTATGCCGATACCATTGCCGCCCAGCTGCCCTTCAAAGTTCAGGATAAGCAGAAGCTGTTGGAGTGTGGCGATATAGAAGAACGTTTCTTTTTGCTTTTAAAGTTTATTCAAAAAGAGACGGAAGTTTTTTCCATGTCCCAGAAAATCAAGGGCAGAGTTAAAGAACAGATGGATAAACTTCAAAAACGTCACTACCTTAACGAGCAGATGCGGGCCATCCAAAAGGAAATGGGTGAAGACGGCCAAGGAGGCGAATTTGCTGACCTTGAAAAAAAGATCAAGGCCAAACGCATGCCTAAAGAAGCTGCCGGAGTTGTACGCACAGAGTTAGAAAAGCTTAAGTTAATGGCTGCAACCTCCTCGGAGGCAACAGTAGTCAGAAACTACATCGACTGGCTGGTCTCCCTGCCCTGGTACCGAAAAAAACGAGTAAAAAATGAAATTTCAAAAGCAGAGCAGATTCTGGACAAAGACCATTACGGTCTGAAAAAACCCAAAGAGAGAATCCTTGAATACCTGGCTGTTCAAATTTTGGTTAAAAAAATAAAAGGGCCGATTCTATGCTTAGTGGGGCCACCCGGGGTTGGCAAGACCTCCCTTGCCCGGTCTGTTGCCACGGCAACCGGACGCTCATTTGCCCGGGTCTCTTTAGGCGGGGTCCGCGATGAAGCAGAAATTCGTGGCCACCGGAGAACTTATGTCGGTGCCATGCCCGGAAAAATTATCCAGACGTTAAAAAAAGTGGGATACAATAATCCGGTATTCTGTCTGGATGAGATTGATAAAATGACCAGTGATTTTAGAGGAGACCCCTCTTCTGCCCTCCTGGAAGCTCTGGACCCTGAACAAAACAAAGATTTTAACGATCATTATCTTGAGGTTGATTATGATCTTTCTGAAATTTTGTTTATCACCACTGCTAATACCCTGCATGAAATCCCCGCCCCGCTGCGTGACCGCATGGAGGTGATTCAAATACCTGGGTATACCGATTATGAAAAATACCAGATTGCCACCGGGTACCTGATTCCTAAGCAAATTCATGAAAACGGCCTAGATGATTATGAAATCTCTTTTTCCAAAGCTGCGGTCGAGACGATTATCAAGCAATACACCAAAGAAGCCGGAGTAAGAAATTTAGAGCGTGAACTATCTTCAGTACTTAGAAAAATTGCCACGGAGATTGTACGGACCCAGACACACAAAAAACATCAGGTCACAGCAAATACGATTTCAAAATATCTGGGGCAGACCAAATTTAGAAATTCCATTCTGGAACAGGAAGATAAGACCGGAATTGTTACCGGACTCGCTTGGACCCAGGCAGGAGGCGAACTTTTAACCATTGAAGCGGTAACCATGCCAGGCAAAGGAAATGTAATGGTTACCGGCAAGCTTGGGGATGTGATGAAAGAAAGTGCCCAAGCGGCCGTATCCTATGTCCGGTCAAGAAGTGCCGATCTCAAAATCCGAGAAGACTTTTACAAGGATACAGATATCCATATCCATGTACCCGAAGGGGCCATTCCAAAAGATGGACCGTCAGCCGGTATCGCCATGTGTACGGCAGTCGTTTCCATTCTCACTGGTCAGCCCGTAAATCGGACAGCGGCTATGACAGGGGAAATAACCCTTCGCGGACGCGTGTTGCCCATCGGGGGGCTGAAGGAAAAACTTCTGGCAGCCCATGCCAATGGAATTAAAAAAGTTATCCTCTGCAAGGAAAACCAAAAAGATATCATAGACGTTCCCAAAGCGATTCAAAAACAGCTTGATATAGTCTATGTAGAAAATATGGCCGAAGTGCTTGAGCATGCCCTTGTCGTATAA
- the leuB gene encoding 3-isopropylmalate dehydrogenase, with the protein MNDIAVLAGDGIGPEVMAQAIRVLDKAAELFDFELSYEYADVGGAGIDNHGKALPDSTLALCEQKDAILFGSVGGPKWEHLPPEEQPERASLLTLRKHFGLYCNLRPSKVFPSLASASPLKPEIIKDGFDILCVRELTGGLYFGKPRGKRGSGPDETAFDTMVYSRFEIERIAKMAFEAARKRRSIVSSVDKANVLTSMVLWREVVIEVAKSYPDVTLNHIYVDNAAMQLIRNPQQFDVLLCGNMFGDIISDECAMITGSMGLLSSASLNEKKFGLYEPAGGSAPDIAGKGIANPIAQILSAAMMLKYTFGQTQAADAIEAAISNVLDQGILTADLTDNKEKAVNTQEMGTEIINAMKNIHSA; encoded by the coding sequence TAAGGCTGCCGAGCTTTTTGATTTTGAACTATCCTATGAATACGCGGATGTGGGTGGTGCTGGCATAGATAATCATGGTAAAGCATTGCCCGACTCAACACTGGCATTGTGCGAACAAAAAGATGCCATTTTATTTGGTTCTGTGGGCGGACCGAAATGGGAACACCTGCCACCGGAAGAACAACCTGAACGTGCTTCACTTTTAACGCTGCGCAAACACTTTGGTTTATATTGCAACCTGAGACCCTCCAAGGTATTCCCCTCCCTTGCATCTGCATCCCCTCTGAAACCGGAAATCATAAAAGACGGATTTGACATCTTATGTGTCAGGGAACTGACCGGGGGACTCTATTTTGGTAAACCTAGAGGCAAAAGGGGCAGCGGCCCTGATGAAACCGCATTTGATACCATGGTTTATTCCAGATTTGAAATTGAGCGGATTGCCAAAATGGCCTTTGAGGCCGCCAGGAAAAGGCGCAGCATTGTATCATCTGTGGACAAGGCCAATGTGCTGACCTCCATGGTTCTGTGGCGGGAAGTGGTTATAGAGGTTGCTAAATCATACCCGGATGTTACATTGAACCACATATATGTCGACAATGCAGCCATGCAGCTTATTCGAAATCCCCAGCAATTTGATGTGCTTTTATGCGGAAATATGTTTGGGGATATTATATCTGATGAATGCGCTATGATTACCGGATCAATGGGGTTGCTCTCCTCGGCAAGCCTAAATGAAAAAAAATTCGGCCTTTATGAGCCGGCCGGCGGATCTGCACCTGATATTGCGGGCAAAGGGATTGCCAACCCCATTGCCCAGATCCTGTCCGCAGCCATGATGCTTAAATACACCTTTGGGCAAACCCAGGCCGCTGATGCCATTGAGGCAGCAATTTCCAATGTTCTTGATCAAGGAATTCTCACGGCAGATCTGACAGATAACAAAGAGAAAGCAGTTAATACCCAGGAAATGGGAACGGAGATAATCAATGCTATGAAAAATATCCACAGCGCTTGA
- the rho gene encoding transcription termination factor Rho, with protein sequence MEPVQGYLEIMDKGFGFLRNIEENFNPKPENPYVPNSLIRKLNLREGSFIQGYGEKKSPQNVNVALIRIETINNLPFDEFIRTPMLQEQVSINPFERYQLAQGPDDLTGKALDLIVPIGMGQRGLIIAPPKSGKTTILRHMANSVVLNHPDAKVFVLLVDERPEEVTDFQRGLTDAHVLYSSADQQIGQHMRMTRLAMHTAIRCTEIGQDAVVFIDSLTRMTRAFNIDTDSYGKTMSGGLGANAMEFPRKIFGGARKLENGGSLTIIATILVDTGSRMDDVIFQEFKGTGNMDLFLSRECAEQRIWPAININQSGTRKEDLLMAPEEYESMVNIRRSIAPLDEVTAMSQFLSMIEDGL encoded by the coding sequence ATGGAACCTGTTCAGGGATATCTGGAAATCATGGACAAGGGTTTTGGTTTTCTAAGAAATATTGAAGAAAATTTTAACCCCAAGCCTGAAAATCCCTATGTACCCAACAGCCTGATACGCAAACTCAATCTAAGGGAAGGCAGCTTTATTCAGGGCTATGGAGAAAAAAAGAGTCCACAGAATGTAAACGTTGCCCTTATACGTATTGAGACCATCAACAATCTTCCCTTTGACGAGTTCATAAGAACGCCAATGCTCCAGGAGCAGGTCAGCATCAACCCCTTTGAAAGGTATCAGCTTGCCCAGGGACCTGATGATCTAACAGGAAAAGCTTTGGATCTGATTGTGCCCATCGGCATGGGGCAGCGGGGGTTGATCATTGCTCCGCCAAAATCCGGAAAGACAACCATTTTAAGGCACATGGCCAATTCCGTGGTCCTCAACCACCCTGATGCCAAGGTGTTTGTTCTTCTTGTGGACGAACGGCCTGAGGAAGTCACCGATTTTCAAAGAGGGTTAACCGATGCCCACGTACTCTATTCTTCTGCGGATCAGCAAATCGGTCAACACATGAGGATGACGCGGCTTGCGATGCACACGGCCATTAGATGTACGGAAATAGGGCAAGATGCCGTGGTTTTCATTGATTCTTTAACCCGGATGACCCGGGCGTTTAATATTGACACCGATTCCTATGGCAAAACCATGAGTGGCGGTCTTGGCGCCAATGCCATGGAGTTTCCCAGGAAAATTTTTGGGGGTGCCCGCAAGCTTGAGAACGGCGGTTCTCTTACGATCATTGCCACCATTCTGGTCGATACCGGCAGTCGCATGGATGATGTTATTTTCCAAGAATTCAAAGGCACCGGCAATATGGATCTTTTTCTATCCCGAGAGTGCGCCGAGCAAAGAATATGGCCGGCCATTAATATCAACCAATCCGGGACCCGGAAAGAAGATCTGCTAATGGCCCCTGAAGAATATGAGAGCATGGTGAATATTCGCCGCAGTATTGCACCGTTAGACGAAGTTACGGCCATGTCTCAGTTTTTGTCCATGATCGAAGACGGTTTATAA
- the clpX gene encoding ATP-dependent Clp protease ATP-binding subunit ClpX: MAKKDDTNDQFFCSFCGKNQKEVKKLIAGPSVYICNECIKLCGEIIEDEEKELAVEPKEAKEFMVPKQIKDQLDAYIIEQDRAKKVLSVAVYNHYKRLASHLAKSDEDVEIQKSNILIIGPTGCGKTLLAQTLARFLDVPFAIADATALTEAGYVGEDVENIVLSLVQNADYDIEKAQKGIIYIDEIDKISQRGDNPSITRDVSGEGVQQALLKIIEGTIASVPPKGGRKHPQQDYVKVDTSNILFICGGTFTGLEKVVERRLTQKTMGFGAKIADKKEINIGELLEQVKPEDLIKFGLIPEFLGRLPIITSIGELNESSLVKILTEPKNALVRQYQELFRVEGVNLQFTDEALEAMAKEAVARKSGARGLRAIMEETMMDIMYEIPSKKDVVECVVGEEVVLNHEDPILLYEQPKKQA, translated from the coding sequence ATGGCCAAAAAAGATGATACAAACGATCAGTTTTTCTGTTCATTCTGTGGAAAAAACCAAAAGGAAGTAAAAAAACTGATAGCCGGGCCCAGCGTCTATATCTGCAATGAGTGCATTAAGCTGTGCGGTGAGATTATCGAAGATGAAGAAAAAGAGTTGGCTGTCGAACCAAAGGAAGCCAAGGAGTTTATGGTGCCCAAGCAGATCAAGGATCAGCTTGACGCATACATTATAGAACAGGATCGTGCAAAAAAGGTCTTATCCGTGGCGGTTTATAATCATTATAAACGCCTGGCCTCACATCTTGCAAAAAGCGATGAAGATGTCGAGATTCAAAAAAGCAATATCCTGATTATCGGTCCGACCGGATGTGGAAAAACCCTTCTGGCCCAGACCCTTGCCCGGTTTTTGGATGTCCCTTTTGCCATTGCCGATGCGACAGCTCTGACCGAGGCCGGCTATGTTGGTGAGGACGTGGAAAATATCGTCCTCTCTTTGGTTCAGAATGCGGATTACGACATTGAAAAAGCCCAAAAGGGTATCATCTACATTGATGAGATAGATAAAATTTCCCAGCGGGGGGATAACCCTTCAATCACCCGGGATGTCTCCGGAGAGGGGGTCCAGCAGGCCCTTCTTAAAATCATTGAAGGCACCATTGCTTCGGTGCCTCCCAAGGGCGGCAGGAAACATCCCCAGCAGGATTATGTCAAGGTGGACACATCCAATATCCTGTTTATCTGCGGAGGCACTTTTACTGGTCTTGAAAAAGTGGTCGAGCGCCGTCTAACCCAGAAAACCATGGGATTTGGTGCAAAAATCGCAGATAAAAAAGAGATAAACATCGGAGAGCTCCTTGAACAGGTAAAGCCGGAAGATCTGATTAAGTTTGGTTTAATCCCCGAATTTTTAGGACGACTGCCAATCATAACGTCCATAGGGGAACTGAATGAATCGTCTTTGGTTAAAATTCTGACAGAACCCAAGAATGCCCTGGTTCGACAATACCAGGAACTTTTTCGCGTTGAAGGGGTAAACCTACAGTTTACGGATGAGGCGCTTGAAGCCATGGCCAAGGAAGCCGTGGCCAGAAAATCCGGCGCCCGCGGGTTGCGTGCTATTATGGAGGAGACCATGATGGATATCATGTATGAAATTCCCTCCAAAAAAGATGTGGTTGAGTGCGTAGTCGGTGAAGAAGTGGTATTAAACCACGAGGACCCCATCCTGCTGTACGAACAGCCCAAAAAGCAGGCTTAA